From one Lycium ferocissimum isolate CSIRO_LF1 chromosome 7, AGI_CSIRO_Lferr_CH_V1, whole genome shotgun sequence genomic stretch:
- the LOC132064508 gene encoding auxin response factor 1 gives MAQLAANHIGGGVHQGSGPNEALYKELWHACAGPLVTVPREGERVYYFPQGHMEQLEASTHQGLDQQLPSFNLPAKILCKVMNVHLRAESETDEVYAQITLFPEEDQSEITSPDPPVAEPQKCTVHSFCKTLTASDTSTHGGFSVLRRHADECLPPLDMSQQPPWQELVASDLHGNEWHFRHIFRGQPRRHLLTTGWSVFVSAKKLVAGDAFIFLRGENGELRVGVRRLMRQLNNMPSSVISSHSMHLGVLATASHAISTGTLFSVFYKPRTSQSEFIVSVNKYLETRNHKLSVGMRFKMRFEGEEVPERRFSGTIVGVGDNTSSRWPDSEWRSLKVHWDEPSSILRPDRVSPWEMEPLVTAAPTNTQPPQRNKRARPPVLPAPVQELPALGMWKSSVDSPSSFSYCDPSRGRDLYPSPKLSSAAKGLGYGENGSMGLSTKSMFWSSQSETCTESVAPASEKRPANGYRLFGIELMDRPTIDENSSVAMPSAVMEDQPADVDSDRNSDPSNPIPSVSCELEKSCLRSPHESQSKQIRSCTKVHMQGKAVGRAVDLTRLHSYEDLLKKLEEMFEIEGDLRGSTKKWQVVYTDDEDDMMMVGDDPWHEFCSMARKIFVYTTEEAKRLSPKIKLPVEDVKPGKPVSDATVSNEEKA, from the exons ATGGCACAGCTTGCTGCAAATCACATCGGTGGCGGGGTTCATCAAG GGTCTGGTCCAAATGAGGCATTATACAAGGAACTCTGGCATGCCTGTGCTGGACCTCTTGTAACAGTTCCTCGTGAAGGGGAAAGAGTTTATTATTTTCCACAGGGTCACATGGAACag CTTGAAGCATCGACGCACCAAGGATTAGACCAACAGCTTCCTTCTTTCAATTTGCCGGCTAAAATTTTATGTAAAGTGATGAATGTTCATCTTCGG GCCGAGTCCGAGACAGATGAGGTGTATGCACAGATAACTCTGTTTCCCGAAGAAGAT CAAAGCGAGATCACAAGCCCTGATCCTCCTGTCGCTGAACCTCAAAAATGCACTGTCCATTCGTTTTGCAAGACCCTTACTGCATCTGATACTAGCACCCATGGTGGGTTCTCTGTGCTTCGGAGGCATGCAGATGAATGTTTGCCTCCACTG GATATGTCTCAACAGCCACCGTGGCAAGAATTGGTCGCTAGTGATCTACATGGCAATGAATGGCACTTTCGCCACATTTTTCGAG GTCAACCGAGGCGCCACTTGCTCACAACTGGGTGGAGTGTCTTTGTCAGTGCAAAGAAATTGGTTGCTGGAGATGCTTTCATCTTTCTCAG GGGAGAGAATGGGGAGCTTCGAGTTGGTGTTAGGAGACTCATGAGACAGCTAAATAATATGCCATCTTCTGTTATTTCAAGTCACAGTATGCATCTGGGTGTTCTTGCAACTGCTTCTCATGCTATCTCGACTGGGACCCTCTTCTCGGTGTTTTATAAGCCTAG GACTAGTCAGTCAGAATTTATTGTCAGTGTTAACAAATATCTTGAAACACGAAATCACAAGCTTTCTGTTGGGATGAGGTTTAAGATGAGATTTGAGGGTGAGGAAGTTCCAGAAAGAAG GTTCAGTGGAACAATTGTTGGTGTTGGTGATAACACATCTTCTAGATGGCCTGATTCTGAATGGAGATCCTTGAAg GTTCACTGGGATGAACCGTCGTCTATTTTGCGTCCAGATAGGGTTTCACCATGGGAAATGGAGCCGCTTGTCACAGCAGCGCCTACAAACACCCAGCCTCCTCAAAGAAATAAGCGTGCTCGACCGCCGGTTTTACCCGCGCCGGTGCAAGAACTTCCCGCTTTAG GAATGTGGAAGTCTTCTGTTGATTCTCCTTCATCATTCTCATACTGTGATCCATCTCGTGGGCGAGATCTCTACCCTTCACCCAAGCTTTCTTCTGCCGCAAAGGGTCTGGGGTATGGTGAGAACGGTTCCATGGGTCTTTCCACCAAATCGATGTTCTGGTCAAGTCAATCGGAGACATGTACAGAGTCTGTTGCACCTGCTAGTGAAAAGAGACCGGCTAATGGATATAGGTTATTCGGAATTGAGTTGATGGATCGTCCAACCATAGACGAAAATTCATCAGTTGCTATGCCGAGTGCCGTAATGGAGGATCAGCCAGCTGATGTTGATTCTGACCGAAACTCAGATCCATCAAATCCAATTCCTTCAGTAAGTTGTGAGCTTGAGAAGTCGTGCCTGAGGTCTCCCCACGAGTCTCAAAGCAAACAGATCCGGAGTTGCACGAAG GTGCATATGCAAGGGAAAGCAGTTGGGAGGGCAGTTGATCTCACAAGATTACATAGTTACGAAGATCTGCTTAAGAAATTGGAAGAGATGTTTGAGATTGAAGGTGACCTTCGTGGATCAACCAAGAAATGGCAGGTAGTTTACACAGATGATGAGGACGACATGATGATGGTTGGAGATGATCCATGGCA TGAATTCTGCAGCATGGCTAGAAAAATTTTCGTCTATACAACTGAGGAAGCGAAGAGGCTTTCACCAAAGATAAAACTTCCTGTCGAAGACGTGAAGCCAGGCAAACCAGTTTCAGATGCAACTGTTAGCAACGAGGAGAAGGCATAG
- the LOC132062734 gene encoding non-specific lipid transfer protein GPI-anchored 30-like has translation MEIMNKFMMMIIILLSGLIVQQALAQNRNCINSLFPCMNFLNGSRGDPPESCCNPLKDMIHNMPECLCQMVSIKGSNVAEQSGINMNEAQMLPAKCGQPVNYMGCLKGASNSDSNSAGYSIRTSSMTILMAVASLIFAQVL, from the exons ATGGAGATAATGAATAAGTTTATGATGATGATCATAATATTGTTATCTGGATTAATTGTGCAACAAGCTTTGGCTCAGAACAGGAACTGTATAAACAGTTTGTTTCCATGTATGAATTTTCTGAATGGATCAAGAGGGGATCCACCAGAAAGTTGTTGCAATCCATTAAAGGATATGATACATAACATGCCTGAATGTTTGTGTCAAATGGTAAGTATTAAAGGGAGCAATGTAGCTGAGCAATCTGGGATTAACATGAATGAGGCTCAAATGTTGCCTGCTAAATGTGGACAGCCTGTTAATTACATGGGATGTCTTAAag GAGCATCTAATTCAGATTCAAATTCAGCTGGCTATTCAATACGGACTTCAAGCATGACAATATTGATGGCTGTTGCTTCTCTGATTTTTGCTCAAGTTTTATGA
- the LOC132064511 gene encoding uncharacterized protein LOC132064511, with protein sequence MKITKAMKKLKFWSKKKKKKRAPLLEQPPSPPPLLLPCYYHCPYYSIQPSAPPLPPWFDYEQQQQQPHDDSIFTTEQGSSSTSVSLNQTHGTNSQHTDNISEINQPKQTPFDNTLPQQNMVPNQVYGVPITAEARTERAGGAFGCVINYGAHLFRCFFPCFHIRELK encoded by the coding sequence ATGAAGATAACAAAAGCCATGAAGAAGCTCAAGTTCTggtcaaaaaagaagaagaaaaagagagctCCTCTTCTTGAACAaccaccatcaccaccaccgCTGCTCCTTCCTTGCTATTATCACTGCCCTTATTATTCAATTCAGCCGTCAGCACCACCTTTGCCACCTTGGTTCGATTACGagcagcagcagcaacaacCACATGATGACTCAATTTTCACAACAGAGCAAGGTTCAAGTTCAACATCAGTCAGTTTGAATCAAACTCATGGTACTAATTCGCAGCACACTGATAATATTAGTGAAATCAATCAACCAAAACAGACACCGTTTGATAATACTTTGCCTCAACAGAACATGGTTCCGAATCAAGTGTATGGTGTACCAATAACAGCAGAAGCAAGAACTGAGAGAGCAGGTGGAGCTTTTGGATGTGTGATTAATTATGGAGCTCATTTATTCCGTTGCTTCTTTCCTTGTTTTCACATTCGAGAATTAAAGTGA